Proteins from a genomic interval of Phyllopteryx taeniolatus isolate TA_2022b chromosome 3, UOR_Ptae_1.2, whole genome shotgun sequence:
- the LOC133474794 gene encoding protein FAM163B-like codes for MYSYYCCKREESVKGEEEEPELSTMSPSHPLALSAPPTPPTPERYSDEPETYPPTFLTEANGPASFTPPPPLRRCQRAHGFCPACARCTLPFYLHHPEHLCNGGRLGGGYRSVHQDLDMPADLAGFYRKLDLLRSVATREVVTRSVSTDV; via the exons ATGTATTCC TATTACTGCTGTAAGAGGGAGGAGTCCGtgaaaggggaggaggaggaaccaGAGCTGTCCACCATGTCTCCTTCGCACCCCCTGGCTCTGTCAGCTCCCCCGACGCCGCCCACCCCGGAGCGTTACAGTGACGAACCAGAGACATACCCGCCTACCTTCCTGACCGAGGCCAACGGGCCCGCTAGCTTCACGCCGCCACCGCCACTGCGTCGGTGCCAGCGGGCGCACGGCTTCTGCCCGGCGTGCGCCCGCTGCACGTTGCCCTTCTACCTGCACCACCCGGAGCATCTCTGCAACGGAGGGCGACTGGGCGGTGGGTACCGCAGCGTGCACCAGGACCTGGATATGCCCGCTGACCTGGCCGGGTTCTACCGCAAGCTGGACCTCCTCCGCTCCGTGGCCACACGAGAGGTGGTCACACGCAGCGTCAGCACCGACGTGTAG